From the Microbacterium sp. W4I4 genome, one window contains:
- a CDS encoding cation diffusion facilitator family transporter: MHDHAPVSGGIRDAGHRRLLTVSLSLTVVVMIVQVVGAILSGSLALLADAAHMFTDASALVIALIATAVAARPADDRRTFGYQRAEVFGALINAVILSVLMVVVAIQGVQRLMDPGEVDVAGPLMLVVAVVGMVANAISMWLLSRAQRTSINVRGAYLEVMGDLIGSVLVIVAAIVIVTTGWMPADAIASLLIAVMILPRAISLLREVFSVLAESAPKGMSVTEIRDHLKRYQGVVDVHDVHVWQLTRGAPVFTAHVTVDSALFAAGRSAELLAELQNCLAEHFDVEHSTFQLEPAGHDDCEATHA; the protein is encoded by the coding sequence ATGCACGATCACGCACCCGTCTCCGGAGGCATCCGCGATGCCGGCCACCGGCGTCTGCTGACCGTCTCGCTGTCGCTGACCGTCGTCGTGATGATCGTGCAGGTCGTCGGTGCGATCCTCTCGGGGTCCCTGGCGCTGCTGGCCGACGCCGCCCACATGTTCACCGACGCGTCGGCGCTGGTGATCGCACTGATCGCGACCGCTGTCGCGGCCCGCCCCGCCGACGACCGGCGCACCTTCGGCTATCAGCGCGCGGAGGTGTTCGGCGCCCTCATCAACGCCGTCATCCTCAGCGTGCTCATGGTGGTCGTCGCGATCCAGGGCGTCCAGCGGCTGATGGACCCGGGCGAGGTCGACGTCGCCGGGCCCCTGATGCTGGTCGTCGCCGTGGTCGGCATGGTCGCGAACGCGATCTCGATGTGGCTTCTGAGTCGCGCGCAGCGCACGAGCATCAACGTGCGCGGCGCGTATCTCGAGGTCATGGGCGACCTGATCGGCTCGGTGCTGGTCATCGTCGCCGCGATCGTGATCGTCACCACGGGGTGGATGCCCGCCGACGCGATCGCCTCGCTGCTCATCGCCGTGATGATCCTGCCGCGCGCGATCTCGCTGCTGCGCGAGGTGTTCTCGGTGCTCGCGGAATCGGCGCCCAAAGGCATGTCGGTGACCGAGATCCGCGACCACCTGAAGCGGTATCAGGGGGTGGTCGACGTGCACGACGTGCACGTGTGGCAGCTCACTCGTGGAGCGCCCGTGTTCACCGCGCACGTCACCGTCGACTCCGCGCTGTTCGCCGCCGGGCGCTCGGCGGAGCTGCTGGCCGAGCTGCAGAACTGCCTGGCCGAGCACTTCGACGTGGAGCACTCCACTTTCCAGCTGGAGCCCGCGGGCCACGACGACTGCGAGGCCAC
- a CDS encoding alpha/beta fold hydrolase, which yields MDYEDGRSGGAAQLYYQWHGRAGDEPPLLLVHGGGSTIESNWGALIPALAGTRRILAVELQGHGRTPTGSGPASFERSADDLAALLIELDTGPVHVLGFSNGGQVSLQLAIRHPERVARLIAASAPFRRDGMIDGFWDAMATSGFADMPEVYRQADIDVSGDVAHAERMFALDRDLMTGFHDFPDDSLATIVAPTLVVAGDRDVITRDHAVALAALVPGARLLIVPGGHGDYLGEAFAADGDLRAMSRALPLLTGFLDDEF from the coding sequence GTGGACTACGAGGACGGACGCTCCGGCGGAGCAGCCCAGCTGTATTACCAGTGGCACGGGCGAGCCGGGGACGAGCCGCCGCTGCTCCTCGTGCACGGCGGCGGATCCACGATCGAGTCCAATTGGGGTGCGCTGATCCCGGCGCTCGCGGGAACACGTCGCATCCTCGCCGTCGAGCTGCAGGGTCATGGACGCACCCCCACAGGGTCCGGCCCGGCGTCCTTCGAGCGCTCGGCGGACGACCTCGCGGCGCTGCTGATCGAACTCGACACGGGGCCGGTGCACGTGCTCGGTTTCAGCAACGGCGGTCAGGTGTCGCTGCAGCTGGCGATCCGGCATCCCGAGCGGGTGGCCCGACTCATCGCCGCCTCGGCGCCTTTCCGGAGGGACGGAATGATCGACGGATTCTGGGACGCCATGGCGACGAGTGGATTCGCGGACATGCCCGAGGTGTATCGGCAGGCCGACATCGACGTGAGCGGAGATGTCGCGCACGCGGAGCGGATGTTCGCGCTGGATCGCGATCTCATGACCGGATTCCACGACTTCCCGGATGACTCGCTGGCGACCATCGTCGCCCCCACACTCGTGGTCGCCGGTGACAGGGACGTCATCACACGTGACCATGCGGTGGCCCTCGCCGCGCTTGTTCCGGGTGCGCGGCTGCTCATCGTGCCCGGTGGACACGGCGACTATCTGGGCGAGGCATTCGCCGCGGACGGCGACCTCCGAGCGATGTCGCGAGCACTGCCGCTGCTGACCGGGTTCCTCGACGACGAGTTCTGA
- a CDS encoding ClpP family protease, with translation MTGYTIPNVIAQHPRGERIMDVYSHLLAERIIYLGTGIDAGVANALIAQLLHLDSDNPDSGIQLYVNSEGGDPGAALAIYDTMRHIRPAVATTVVGQAIGPAALLAAAGTPGQRAALEHARIVLHQPAGQSRGAIPDLILAADEVVRVRSDMELILARHTGRSVAELRADTDRDRVFTAPAALEYGLIDTVMGERSTP, from the coding sequence ATGACCGGTTACACCATCCCCAACGTCATCGCCCAGCATCCGCGGGGCGAGCGGATCATGGATGTCTACTCGCACCTGCTCGCGGAGCGCATCATCTACCTCGGCACGGGCATCGACGCGGGCGTCGCGAACGCCCTGATCGCCCAGCTGCTGCACCTCGACTCGGACAACCCGGACTCCGGCATCCAGCTCTATGTGAACAGCGAGGGCGGCGATCCGGGAGCGGCGCTCGCGATCTACGACACGATGCGCCATATCCGTCCGGCGGTGGCCACAACCGTGGTCGGTCAGGCGATCGGTCCGGCGGCACTGCTCGCGGCGGCTGGAACGCCGGGCCAGCGTGCGGCGCTCGAACACGCCCGCATCGTCCTGCACCAACCGGCGGGGCAGTCGCGCGGGGCGATCCCCGACCTCATCCTCGCGGCTGATGAGGTGGTGCGGGTGCGCTCCGACATGGAGCTTATCCTCGCCCGCCACACAGGCCGGTCGGTCGCCGAGCTGCGTGCCGACACCGACCGGGACCGCGTGTTCACCGCACCCGCCGCCCTGGAGTACGGCCTGATCGACACGGTGATGGGCGAGCGGTCCACGCCGTGA
- a CDS encoding helix-turn-helix domain-containing protein — MAEMIPFPAASTSPHRPQVEPEPLWREMLGAQMRRRRLEREETLGETAATAGVSPQYLSEVERGLKEPSSEMIAAIAGALDTTLIELASDVTDQLRAAAAPASAAVSAVRGAFALAA, encoded by the coding sequence ATGGCCGAGATGATCCCGTTCCCCGCTGCCTCGACGTCGCCGCACCGCCCGCAGGTCGAGCCCGAACCGCTCTGGCGCGAGATGCTCGGTGCGCAGATGCGTCGGCGGCGCCTCGAGCGCGAGGAGACCCTCGGCGAGACCGCCGCGACGGCGGGCGTCTCACCCCAGTACCTCTCGGAGGTCGAGCGCGGCCTCAAGGAGCCGTCCAGTGAGATGATCGCCGCCATCGCCGGCGCACTGGACACCACGCTCATCGAGCTCGCCAGCGACGTGACCGATCAGCTGCGCGCGGCCGCGGCACCGGCATCCGCTGCCGTGTCCGCCGTTCGCGGCGCGTTCGCACTCGCCGCCTGA
- a CDS encoding ClpP family protease — protein MTEEKTTAQFGPEARRALFHDRVLVLDGELDDDNGTLLMTQLLALSAEDPVADIALWIHSPGGSVPSMLGIRDIMNLIPNDVATLALGTAASAGQFLLSAGTKGKRRALPHARILMHQGSAGIGGSAGELETQADDLRHVRDTVLGLIAQDTGQPIERVFTDSLHDRWYTAAQSEEYGFIDEIVDSITQISPRRRQRIGLGSDAAELAQAGQHS, from the coding sequence ATGACCGAAGAGAAGACCACCGCACAGTTCGGCCCCGAGGCACGTCGAGCCCTGTTCCACGATCGGGTGCTCGTGCTCGACGGCGAACTCGATGATGACAACGGCACGCTGCTGATGACGCAGTTGCTGGCGCTGTCCGCCGAGGACCCCGTCGCCGACATCGCCCTCTGGATCCACTCACCTGGCGGCTCCGTGCCGTCGATGCTGGGGATCCGCGACATCATGAATCTGATTCCGAACGATGTGGCCACGCTCGCACTGGGAACCGCGGCCAGCGCCGGTCAGTTCCTGCTCTCGGCCGGCACGAAGGGCAAGCGTCGCGCTCTGCCGCACGCACGGATCCTCATGCATCAGGGCTCCGCGGGCATCGGCGGGTCGGCCGGTGAGCTCGAGACGCAGGCCGACGACCTCCGACACGTGCGCGACACCGTGCTCGGTCTCATCGCACAGGACACCGGTCAGCCGATCGAGCGCGTCTTCACCGATTCGCTGCACGACCGCTGGTACACGGCGGCGCAATCCGAGGAGTACGGATTCATCGACGAGATCGTCGACTCCATCACGCAGATCTCGCCCCGCAGAAGGCAGCGGATCGGACTCGGATCGGATGCCGCGGAACTCGCTCAGGCAGGACAGCACTCATGA